Proteins encoded together in one Branchiostoma lanceolatum isolate klBraLanc5 chromosome 11, klBraLanc5.hap2, whole genome shotgun sequence window:
- the LOC136444698 gene encoding zinc finger protein 862-like, protein MKLVYHLAKKEIPHTTNFKDMIKFAESELGCEVLRPLHVGSNATYTSSTIAKEFLAVIGALVEEQTLATVRDSPFLGLMCDETVDISTTNELVLYCRCIDGAGKLQVKFLKVVPLKDGKALTIKNALMQHLEGKDLSLQKVAGFGSDGAACMIGRKGGVATLLKVDNQTMINIHCVAHRAALAIGQAGGRVKYIGETFKPNLLSLFLFYNNSSVRSEGLKEIQEVLNDLQLKMKQPKDVRWLSHDSATSALYRSIRSVLVHLNSEMNKGVVMATALWGWLHTYKAIATLYLLCDVLPQISSLSKIFQQKSLDLTEVQTTVEAKKKIVREARDAPIVGGRLEELDHDLGRQGRLHDLEIQDSPKQRQEFAALRRNFVDNIIDNLEECFPQMELLSAFSILDPAHLPETMTGDYGWESINTLSEFYSEGAYPINRRELKDEWIGFRQQLPSYKGKTPKAMCQLVSSNITLSCQYPNIKGLYNRMMVIPAHTADCERAFSCLKRVKTRLRSQLTDANLNHLLMVRIEGPDISDFNFDEAVERWGGLRNRKILI, encoded by the exons ATGAAACTTGTATATCATCTTGCAAAGAAAGAAATACCCCACACAACGAACTTTAAAGACATGATCAAGTTTGCTGAATCAGAGTTAG gttGTGAAGTCCTCCGCCCTCTACATGTGGGATCCAATGCCACCTACACAAGCAGCACCATCGCCAAGGAGTTCCTAGCGGTTATTGGAGCCCTCGTTGAGGAGCAGACTCTGGCGACGGTCAGGGACAGTCCCTTTTTGGGGCTCATGTGCGACGAGACGGTCGACATTTCAACTACAAATGAACTCGTCCTCTACTGCAG ATGCATAGATGGTGCTGGCAAGCTGCAGGTCAAGTTCCTGAAAGTTGTCCCATTGAAGGATGGAAAAGCACTCACCATCAAGAATGCGCTTATGCAGCACCTTGAAGGGAAGGATCTGTCTCTACAGAAAGTTGCAGGTTTCGGCTCAGATGGAGCTGCCTGTATGATAG GACGAAAAGGCGGCGTGGCCACTCTCCTGAAAGTCGACAATCAAACGATGATCAACATCCACTGTGTGGCGCATCGTGCTGCCCTGGCTATTGGGCAAGCTGGAGGTCGGGTGAAATACATCGGGGAGACTTTCAAGCCCAACCTCCTCTCGCTGTTCTTGTTCTACAACAACAGTTCTGTCAGAAGTGAAGGGCTGAAAgagatacag GAAGTACTTAATGATCTTCAGCTGAAGATGAAGCAGCCGAAAGATGTCAGGTGGCTGAGCCATGACTCTGCAACCTCAGCACTTTATCGCTCCATACGCAGTGTTCTGGTACACCTAAATTCAGAAATGAACAAAGGTGTTGTGATGGCAACGGCACTTTGGGGATGGCTACACACGTACAAGGCCATCGCCACTCTGTATCTCTTGTGTGACGTCCTGCCGCAGATATCTTCGCTCAGCAAGATTTTTCAGCAGAAGAGTCTGGACTTGACTGAAGTCCAAACTACAGTGGAGGCAAAGAAGAAGATTGTGAGGGAGGCAAGAGACGCGCCCATTGTAGGAGGCAGACTGGAGGAACTGGACCATGACCTAGGTCGTCAGGGTAGACTACATGATCTGGAGATCCAGGATTCCCCTAAGCAGAGGCAAGAGTTTGCAGCACTCCGACGGAACTTTGTCGACAACATCATCGACAACTTGGAGGAATGCTTCCCCCAGATGGAGTTGTTGAGCGCTTTCAGCATCCTGGATCCTGCCCACTTGCCGGAAACCATGACGGGAGACTACGGGTGGGAGAGTATAAACACGTTGTCCGAGTTCTACTCAGAGGGGGCCTACCCCATCAACAGGCGGGAGCTCAAGGACGAGTGGATTGGTTTCAGGCAGCAGCTGCCAAGCTACAAAGGCAAGACACCCAAAGCCATGTGTCAGTTGGTATCATCTAACATCACCCTGTCCTGCCAGTACCCAAACATCAAGGGGCTCTACAACAGAATGATGGTCATCCCCGCTCACACGGCAGATTGTGAGCGGGCGTTCTCGTGCCTTAAGAGGGTGAAGACCAGGCTCCGGTCCCAACTCACCGATGCAAACCTCAACCACCTGCTTATGGTGAGAATTGAGGGGCCCGACATCAGCGACTTTAACTTTGATGAGGCCGTGGAGCGTTGGGGGGGCCTGAGGAACAGAAAAATCCTCATCTAA